The following nucleotide sequence is from Mustela nigripes isolate SB6536 unplaced genomic scaffold, MUSNIG.SB6536 HiC_scaffold_9144, whole genome shotgun sequence.
TCTCCCTCTCATCTCTCCCTACTATGCTGAGGATCTTTGTTTTCAACGCTACAGGAATTTCCCCAAATGCCTGCTTTgctcaagaattctttatccatgGATTCACAGATATGGAGTCCTCAGTGCTCTTGATCATGTCTTTTGACCGTTTTTTGGCCATACGCAACCCTCTGAGATACAGCTCCATCCTCACCAATGCCAGAGTTGCCAAAATGGGCCTGATGTTTCTCGTTAAAAGCATGCTCTTAGTGCTCCCATTTCCTTTCACTCTCAAGAAACTGACATATTGTAGGAAAAGCCTACTTTCTCACTCTTATTGTCTGCACCAGGATGTCATGAAGCTGGCCTGCTCTGACAACGGTCAACTTTTTCTATGGCTTCTTCGTTGCCCTCTGTATGATGACAGACAGTGCGTTCATTGCCGTGTCCTACATATTCATCCTGAAGACTGTGATGGGCATTGGATCTCATAAGGAGAGGCTCAAGGCCCTCAACACCTGTGTCTCTCACATCTGTGCTGTGCTTATCTTCTATGTGCCCATCATTGCTTTG
It contains:
- the LOC132009246 gene encoding LOW QUALITY PROTEIN: olfactory receptor 51A7-like (The sequence of the model RefSeq protein was modified relative to this genomic sequence to represent the inferred CDS: inserted 2 bases in 1 codon) gives rise to the protein MHTLNSSKIEITTFFLIGIPGLEHVHIWISVPICLMYLVAILGNCTILFVIRTEPSLHAPMYYFLSMLAVSDLGLSLSSLPTMLRIFVFNATGISPNACFAQEFFIHGFTDMESSVLLIMSFDRFLAIRNPLRYSSILTNARVAKMGLMFLVKSMLLVLPFPFTLKKLTYCRKSLLSHSYCLHQDVMKLACSDNXVNFFYGFFVALCMMTDSAFIAVSYIFILKTVMGIGSHKERLKALNTCVSHICAVLIFYVPIIALASMHRFGKHKSPVAMILI